A region of Candidatus Cloacimonadota bacterium DNA encodes the following proteins:
- a CDS encoding triose-phosphate isomerase, with amino-acid sequence MRKIIIAGNWKMNKDVSETEHFCRELASYLKEHDAERVLPLVAPVHTFLAQARNILRNLPAAIAAQDVSSHNEGAYTGEVSAAQLSSLGITHCIIGHSERRQYHAETDALIREKLLRLRENGITPIVCIGETLEQREQGETKQVILKQLEGCFEQIDMPAGKETVIAYEPVWAIGTGKTASAEQAQEVHALIRAWLQNRYGLETAQNIHILYGGSVKPANLRELLRQEDIDGGLIGGASLQVESFQAMIGIAVEVSQGY; translated from the coding sequence CAAGATCATCATCGCGGGCAACTGGAAGATGAACAAGGACGTTTCCGAAACGGAGCATTTCTGCCGGGAATTGGCCTCATACCTGAAGGAGCATGACGCGGAGCGGGTTTTGCCTCTGGTCGCGCCGGTCCATACTTTTCTGGCGCAGGCCCGGAATATCCTGCGGAACCTTCCTGCGGCCATTGCCGCCCAGGATGTCAGCAGTCACAATGAAGGCGCTTACACCGGTGAGGTTTCAGCGGCACAACTGAGTTCACTGGGCATAACTCACTGCATCATCGGCCATTCCGAAAGGCGCCAGTACCATGCTGAAACGGATGCCCTGATCCGCGAAAAGCTGCTTCGGCTACGGGAAAACGGGATCACCCCGATCGTGTGCATCGGCGAAACCCTGGAGCAGCGCGAGCAAGGCGAAACGAAGCAGGTGATCCTGAAGCAGTTGGAAGGCTGCTTTGAGCAAATCGACATGCCCGCGGGCAAGGAAACCGTGATAGCCTATGAGCCTGTGTGGGCGATCGGCACAGGAAAAACCGCCAGCGCCGAGCAAGCCCAGGAAGTTCACGCCCTGATCCGCGCCTGGCTGCAAAACCGCTATGGGCTAGAGACCGCGCAAAATATCCACATCCTCTACGGCGGTAGCGTGAAACCCGCAAACCTCCGGGAACTGCTGCGTCAGGAAGACATCGACGGAGGCCTGATCGGCGGCGCGTCTTTACAAGTTGAATCCTTTCAAGCCATGATCGGCATCGCCGTTGAGGTAAGCCAAGGATACTAA
- the serS gene encoding serine--tRNA ligase, producing MLDIKFIRANPELVRNAIRNKNEKADLDALLEADELRRKLQFDFDQLKARQNQVSQTIAQKKKAKEDATDLLQEMSVVADEIKTLNTALNEANARLENLLLQVPNVPHPSVPVGSDESANQIVREWGSKPCFDFEPLDHLEIAERNRLLDLPRGAKLSGSGFPVYTGRGAALERTLINFMLDFHIREHGYTEVSVPVLVNRKTMTGTGQLPKLEDDMYRVDLDDLFLIPTAEVPVTNLHADEVLRQDQLPLKYVSYTPCFRREAGSYGKDTRGLQRLHQFNKVEMVRLVEPESSYNALEEMLLDAERILQALGLHYRVVQLCTGDLSFASAKTYDLEVWAPGVGKYLEVSSVSNFDDFQARRANIRYRDKDGKPRFLHTLNGSGLATPRLFIALLENYQNATGGVDLPTPLTGYLAQFGGAS from the coding sequence ATGTTGGATATAAAGTTTATTCGCGCCAATCCGGAATTGGTCCGGAACGCGATCCGCAATAAAAATGAAAAGGCGGACCTGGATGCCCTGCTGGAAGCAGATGAGTTGCGGCGCAAACTGCAGTTCGACTTTGACCAGCTTAAAGCCAGGCAAAACCAGGTTTCCCAGACCATCGCCCAAAAGAAGAAGGCCAAAGAAGACGCAACAGATTTACTGCAGGAGATGAGCGTGGTGGCGGATGAAATCAAGACCCTGAACACTGCCCTGAACGAAGCCAACGCCCGGCTGGAAAACCTGCTGTTGCAAGTCCCCAATGTTCCTCATCCCTCTGTGCCGGTGGGTTCCGACGAATCCGCAAATCAGATAGTCAGGGAATGGGGCAGCAAACCCTGTTTCGACTTTGAGCCCCTTGACCACCTGGAAATCGCTGAACGGAACCGGCTTTTAGACCTTCCCCGGGGCGCCAAGCTCAGCGGGTCCGGCTTTCCGGTTTACACTGGCAGGGGCGCCGCGCTGGAACGGACTTTAATCAATTTCATGCTTGACTTTCACATACGGGAACACGGTTACACCGAGGTGTCCGTGCCGGTTTTGGTGAACCGCAAAACTATGACCGGAACCGGGCAACTTCCAAAATTGGAAGATGATATGTACCGGGTGGACCTGGATGACCTGTTTCTGATTCCCACAGCGGAAGTGCCGGTGACAAACCTTCACGCGGACGAGGTGCTCCGGCAGGACCAACTGCCTCTGAAATATGTGTCTTACACGCCCTGTTTCCGGCGCGAAGCAGGCTCCTACGGCAAGGACACACGCGGCCTGCAGAGGCTGCACCAGTTCAACAAAGTGGAAATGGTGCGCCTGGTGGAGCCGGAGAGTTCCTATAATGCTTTGGAAGAGATGCTTCTGGATGCCGAGCGCATCCTTCAGGCGCTGGGTTTGCATTACCGCGTGGTACAGCTCTGCACCGGCGATCTGAGCTTCGCCTCCGCGAAAACCTATGACCTCGAGGTCTGGGCACCGGGAGTGGGCAAATATCTGGAAGTCTCCTCAGTGAGCAATTTTGATGATTTTCAGGCCCGTCGCGCCAATATCCGCTACCGGGACAAAGACGGAAAACCGCGCTTCCTGCATACTTTGAACGGATCGGGGCTGGCAACGCCGCGGCTGTTCATCGCGCTGCTGGAAAACTATCAAAATGCCACGGGAGGGGTGGACTTGCCAACTCCCCTGACGGGATATCTGGCCCAGTTCGGTGGCGCCAGTTGA